Within Desulfovibrio legallii, the genomic segment ATGGCGGTGGTAAACTCTTCCAGAAATTCCTTTTCCTTATCCACGTTACGGCTGTTGCAGATGATGCCGCCCAGGCGCACGCCGCTCTGCTTGGCGTACTTGAGCAGGCCCTTGCAGATGTTGTTGGCGGCGTAAATGGCCATCATTTCACCGGAGGCCACGATGTAGACCTCCTGCGCCTTGCCGTCGCGGATGGGCATGGCAAAGCCGCCGCAGACAACGTCGCCCAGCACGTCAAAGAAGACGAAATCCAGGTCGTCCGTATACGCGCCCTGGTTTTCCATAAGATCAATGGCCGTGATGACGCCGCGCCCGGCACAGCCCACGCCGGGTTCCGGGCCGCCCGATTCCACGCAGAGAATGTCGTGGAAGCCTTTTTTCACCACTTTGTCCAAGGTCACCTTTTCCGCGCCCAGGGCGCGCAGGGTGTCCATAAGGGTCTCCTGCGGCTTGCCGCCGAGGATCAGGCGCGTGGAATCCGCCTTGGGATCGCAGCCGTGGATGAAAATCTTTTTGCCGTGAAAATGGGCCATGGCCGCCGCCGTGTTCTGGGTGGTGGTGGACTTGCCGATGCCGCCCTTGCCGTAGATAGCGATCTTGCGAGGCATATGCGTTCTCCCGCCGGGGTTCCGGCTGTTGGGGTGGTGCGGGCGTGGTCTGCGCGCGCCCTGTGCCTTCCCCTTGTGCATGCCCTGTGCCAGCGCCGGCATTGCAATATAATCCTTTTATACCATGATGTTACAAATTCTTCCTCACCAAGGCGCGTACCGGCGGGAACGGAACCCGGTTTATTTCGTACTTTGGCGTACTTTTCATATTTATTATATAAAACCAGTATGCTATACTATCACGGTTTTTATTTTTCGGGATCGGCAGGAGGCTCGCGAAGGCAATGCAATACACTAAAATATAAGGATTTAATCCCAAAAAAGCGTGCCGGACCAACGGTCGCGGTCCGTCGTTCGCCCGGCGTACATTCCCCGCGGGTTATGGCGGGCGAACGCAAGGAGGGCCGCCCAGCCTGGGGCCGCCCGGCCGTGATTTGCGCCGCAAAGCCGCGCCTGAAGCCGACGAGGCCCAACGCTCCGGCGGTGACGCACGTTTTTTGCAACCCTTGCGGACGGCAACCAGAAAAGAAGGGCGCGCGCACGCGCCACACATCCGCAACCGGAGGAAAACGCTTATGACGGGATTGCTGGACACCACGCAGATGGCGGTTTTGCACGACGCCGCAGGAGAACTGGCCGCGCCGCCCACGGCCGCTGAGGTGCGCGTTTATATGCGCGGGAAAGGGGAATGGGCGGAAGCGGCGCGCCATGCGCTGACCTTGCCCGGCGACGCAGGCCTGGAGGAGCTGCGCAGCCAGGCCCGGCTGCTGGCCACCCGGTTGGGCAGTTGCCGCATTGTGGTGGGCGCGGAAGACCCCGGCAGCCTGTACGGCATTCTGGATCAGCAGGGCTTTGCCGTCTGCCTGCTGGATCGGTTTGATCCACGCGCGCTGGAGGGCATCCGCCACGGCCTGCTGGCAAATCTGCGCCCGGCCCCGGCAACGCCGCCGCGGCCTGCCGCAAGCCGCCCCCACGCCATGGCTCCGGGCCGCTTTTTTCTGGACATGGCCGCAGCCAAGGAAACGGACCCCCTGTTCACCGCGCGGGAGGCCATCCTGGTGTTTATAGAAAGGACGCCGTTCACCCATCTGCAGATCAAGTGCGAGCACGCGCCGCGCTGGCTGGAGAGCTTTGCCCTGGTCACGGGGCTCGTGCTGGAAACGGAAGCGCTGGAATCCGGCCTGAAGCTGCTGACCCTGCGTCAGCCCGCCGGACGCGACGAAGCGGCGCTGGTGGGGCAAAAATGGTATGATGCGGGGGGCTGCTCCTGCGGCGGATGAAGGGGCTGCCCGCAGGGGGAGGCTGCGCGGCTGCTTCCCATCCGGGCGCAACAACCGCAGATCCGACAACCTGAATCTGTTCCCGCGTACCGTGGCCGGACAGGTGCAGCGCGCTGACAGGGCATTTCAACTTTGCAATGCCCTGGCGGCTGCGTGAGCAAACGCCCGCCGTGGAGGCGTAAACGCAATTTATTTACGCCGGCAAGCGCTGAAACGAGCGTGCCATAAACTTTGAGCAGGTATATTCTCAAAGTTAATCTACCCCAAGGGCACGGCAATTCCCCCTCTGCCGCGCGCAACCGCCTGGGCGCTATAACGTCAGATACTCCTCCCCCATGCTTGGGGAAAATCTTCCGGCCAGGGCACGCCCGGCGCGCCCTCTGACCAGAGTAAAGTTTTTTGAGGGATGGGGGGTGTGGGGGGAAGGGAACTTTTGTTCACAAAAGTTCCCTTCCCCCCACAAAAAAGCCACTCTACCTCCTCGGCCAGCCAGCAGCGCTCAAAAATTCCTTTTCCCCCACAAAAAAGCCACTCTACCTCCTCGGCCAGCCAGCAGCGCTCAAAAATTCCTTTTCCCCCACAAAAAGCTACTCCACCTCCTCGGCCAGCCAGCGGCGGAAGAAGGCGTGGCCCGCGGCGCGGGCGGCCGCGCCCAGCTTTTGGGCGTCGGCGCGGATGGCGCAGGGGTCCAGCCCGGCGGCGGCCAGCTCGCAGCAGTGGCCGATGAGCCAGGTTTCCATCATGGCCGGATCCATTTCCGCATGAAACTGCAGGGCCAGCTGCCCTTTGCCGGGCCGGAAGGCCTGGTGGGGCGTGAGCCTGCTGGAGGCCAGCAGCGCGCCGCCCTGGGGCAGGTCAAAGGTGTCGCCGTGCCAGTGCAGCACCGGCGCGCCCGCCAGCTCCGCCAAGGGGCCGCTCATGCCCGCCGGGGTCAGCTCCACGCCGCCCCAGCCTATCTCCTTGGCTGGTCCGGGGTAGACGGCCGCGCCCAGGGCCGCGGCCATAAGCTGCGCCCCCAGGCAGACGCCCAGCAGGGGGCGGCCTGAGGCCAGGCGCGCTTCCACCAGGGCCTGCTCCTCCGCCAGGAAAGGATAGCGGTCCTTTTCGTTCACGCCGATGGGCCCGCCCAGAACCACGGCCAGGGCCGCGTCGCGCCACACGTCGGGCCCCAGGGGCACCACGCCGGCCTGCACATAGCTTACGGCGTAGCCGGCCTGTTCCAGCGGTTCCACAAACGCGCCCAGAGATTCAAAGGCCACATGCTGCACCGCCACACACCGTTTCATAGGACATCTCCACAGGTGATGAGAGGGTTGGGGAGCCGGCGGCAGGCCGCTCCGCAGGTCATGGGGGGGAAAGGAGAGGCGGCCCGCGCGACGAACTCCGGGGCCGTCGTTCTTATAAACCGGATTGTTGCGGCAAGGCAATCGTCCGCGGCGAGGCGATTTTTCTATTGCTACTTTTTAAATTTTTGTGCTATCAAGGCTGCAGCGCTCGTCAATGCAGCGCCCCGGGACGCCCTTCGTCACCTTCAACCTCAGGAAGCCCCCATGTGGAAGAACTGTTGCGCCGCCCTTGCCCTGCTGCTCTGCATGAGCGCCCAGGCCGAGGCCCATTTCGGCATGGTCATTCCCTCAACGTCCACGGTTACAGCCAAGAAGGACGCCGCCCTTAAGCTGGACATCGCCTTTGCCCACCCCATGGAACTGCAGGGGATGGACATGGCCGCGCCCAAGGCCTTTACCGTCACCCACGACGGCAAAACCCAGGACCTCAAGGCGAATCTCAAGCCCGCAACCCTGATGGGGCACAAAGCCTGGCAGGCCGCCTACGCCATAGCCCGCCCCGGCGTGTACCAGTTTGCGGTGGAGCCCGTCCCCTACTTTGAGCCCGCGGAAGACACCTACATCGTCCACTACACCAAGACCGTGGTGGCCGCCTTCGGCGAAGAAGAAGGCTGGGGCGAACCCATTGGCCTCAAAACGGAAATCGTGCCCCTGACCAGGCCCTTTGCCAACTATGCGGGCAACGTGTTCCGCGGACAGGTGCTGCTGGACGGCAAGCCCGTGCCCGGCGCGGAAGTGGAAG encodes:
- the nifH gene encoding nitrogenase iron protein, yielding MPRKIAIYGKGGIGKSTTTQNTAAAMAHFHGKKIFIHGCDPKADSTRLILGGKPQETLMDTLRALGAEKVTLDKVVKKGFHDILCVESGGPEPGVGCAGRGVITAIDLMENQGAYTDDLDFVFFDVLGDVVCGGFAMPIRDGKAQEVYIVASGEMMAIYAANNICKGLLKYAKQSGVRLGGIICNSRNVDKEKEFLEEFTTAIGTQMIHFVPRDNVVQKAEFNKKTVTEFDPTENQAQEYSILAEKIINNQNFVIPQPLSMDQLESMVVKYGITD
- a CDS encoding Fe-only nitrogenase accessory AnfO family protein, translating into MTGLLDTTQMAVLHDAAGELAAPPTAAEVRVYMRGKGEWAEAARHALTLPGDAGLEELRSQARLLATRLGSCRIVVGAEDPGSLYGILDQQGFAVCLLDRFDPRALEGIRHGLLANLRPAPATPPRPAASRPHAMAPGRFFLDMAAAKETDPLFTAREAILVFIERTPFTHLQIKCEHAPRWLESFALVTGLVLETEALESGLKLLTLRQPAGRDEAALVGQKWYDAGGCSCGG
- a CDS encoding glutamine amidotransferase produces the protein MKRCVAVQHVAFESLGAFVEPLEQAGYAVSYVQAGVVPLGPDVWRDAALAVVLGGPIGVNEKDRYPFLAEEQALVEARLASGRPLLGVCLGAQLMAAALGAAVYPGPAKEIGWGGVELTPAGMSGPLAELAGAPVLHWHGDTFDLPQGGALLASSRLTPHQAFRPGKGQLALQFHAEMDPAMMETWLIGHCCELAAAGLDPCAIRADAQKLGAAARAAGHAFFRRWLAEEVE
- a CDS encoding DUF4198 domain-containing protein, with product MWKNCCAALALLLCMSAQAEAHFGMVIPSTSTVTAKKDAALKLDIAFAHPMELQGMDMAAPKAFTVTHDGKTQDLKANLKPATLMGHKAWQAAYAIARPGVYQFAVEPVPYFEPAEDTYIVHYTKTVVAAFGEEEGWGEPIGLKTEIVPLTRPFANYAGNVFRGQVLLDGKPVPGAEVEVEYYNKDKRYAAPNELYVTQVVKADQNGVFAFGVPWAGWWGFAALNTAKETLDYKGTAKPIELGAVLWTNFAAPVRK